A stretch of the Lolium perenne isolate Kyuss_39 chromosome 3, Kyuss_2.0, whole genome shotgun sequence genome encodes the following:
- the LOC127338559 gene encoding uncharacterized protein: MLSDRVDSVITLSDVVGLVNKVTPLLLPPSGKAKSHRRQLYITNGSTHATVTLWGEQADLLDVDELIAASAQGPIIVLFVGMTVGEYSGLLALQSTSVTRCYVNAPLPEIADVREKTKDLPYHIEWHTGKTKNDAEPIPSSITEISTFEPNDIMGMRYKISFKITEIHEGDGCYYMSCTDCWKKLIPESGSYRCPDCTTTVPLPRYRFVVRAVDTNSTDKDDAKFADLYFFGPRGEAAVGQKALSLLASVNEQPTRLPDDLLAIVGKEFVTH, from the exons ATGTTATCAGATCGAGTTGACAGTGTTATTACCTTATCTG ATGTGGTTGGCCTGGTGAACAAGGTGACGCCCCTACTACTTCCTCCATCTGGAAAAGCTAAAAGCCATAGGCGACAGCTATATATCACAAATGGCAG CACACATGCTACTGTTACATTGTGGGGAGAACAAGCTGATTTGCTTGATGTCGATGAGCTGATAGCGGCATCAGCTCAAGGGCCAATTATAGTTCTTTTTGTTGGCATGACAGTTGGCGAGTATTCAG GTTTACTTGCCCTTCAGAGTACGTCAGTAACAAGATGCTATGTAAATGCACCACTCCCAGAAATTGCTGATGTCCGAGAAAA GACAAAGGATCTTCCATACCACATAGAGTGGCACACTGGAAAGACCAAAAATGACGCTGAGCCAATACCTTCATCGATCACAGAGATATCAACGTTTGAACCAAATGATATCATG GGAATGCGTTACAAAATTTCTTTCAAAATCACCGAGATCCATGAAGGCGATGGGTGCTATTATATGAGTTGCACAGACTGCTGGAAAAAATTGATCCCAGAAAGTGGGAGCTACAGGTGTCCTGATTGCACCACAACTGTACCTTTACCAAG GTACAGGTTTGTCGTCCGAGCAGTTGATACCAACTCAACAGACAAAGATGATGCAAAATTTGCTGATCTGTATTTCTTTGGCCCGAGAGGAGAAGCTGCCGTTGGACAAAAAGCGCTATCACTTCTTGCAAGTGTTAATGAGCAGCCTACCAGACTACCAGATGACCTGCTCGCTATTGTAGGAAAGGAGTTTGTCACACactaa